The sequence below is a genomic window from Syntrophorhabdus sp..
CGGGCGGTTTTCCCGGAAACGTCTATGGCGGTCTCATTGCCTCGCTGATGGACTGCCACGGCGCCGCTTCCGCCACCGCGGCCAGGATGCGGGAGAAGGACTACACGCCTGACGACCCGAGACCCGCTCCGCGCTTTGTCACCGCATCGTTGAAAGTGGATTATCTCAAACCGGCCCCCATGGGAACGGTCCTGGAGATAAGGGGAAGGATCACGGAGATTGGAACCCGCAAAGTGATCGTGAGCACCACTTTGTCCGCTGGAGGAGAACTGCGGGCGAAAGGCGAAACGGTAATGGTAGAGCTGACGCAAGGCAAACCCGGCTGAGGTATACCCGCCATGCCATGACATCGCGTGACGGCCCACAACCCGTAACAGCCTCTTTCCCTTGAACCTGTCTTATATGGTTCCAAGTGACGGCGGCGTGATATAATGACCCGATAAAACGGGCGGGAGGCAGTCCGGTGCCGAGTTTCAGTGCCGGGGCTCCTGCGCCATGATCGCACGAGTTGAACAGAAGGAGGTGCAACACATGCCAGAGCTTCTTGTTTTTCACAGCGGAAACCCTTCTTGAATGTCCTGCAGGAAGGCTATAGGCGTAGCCGAGGAAATGAAGGCGAAGTACGGCGACAGGATAGAGCTCAAGATATACACGACGGATTCGGTTGAGGCCATACCATATGGTTTCAGAAGCTCGACGAATGTCCTGTTCAATAACGAGCATGTGCCTGTCGATGTTGCGACTGACAGGAAGAAAATGGACGATTTTCTTTCCTCGAAGTTGTGAATCGGGCATCAGGAAAGAGAGAAAACAGGGAACAGGGGAGAAGGGGATGAGTGCCGGGCGTTTCAAGGTCCCGAGAGTACCGGGGTCTGCCCGCGCAGGGCCAGGAAATGGATGATGCCATCGTTGTTGAGGGCCTGAAGAAACGCTTCGCGGAGGTCGAAGCCGTCTCAGGTCTGTCTTTCGTCGTGCGCCGGGGCGAGCTTTTCGGATTTCTCGGCCCCAACGGTGCCGGCAAGACGACGACCATCAACATGCTCACCGGTCTCGCCCGTCCCGATTCGGGATCTATCCGGATCGGCGATATCGATTGCACGGGTAGACCACGGGCGGCCCAGCACCTCATCGGTGTCGTTCCCGACGAGAGTAATCTCTACCCCGAACTCACCGGGTTCGAGAATCTCTGCTTCTGTGCCGCCCTGTATGGCCTTGATAAGGCCGAGCGCCGGTCCCGCTCGACGGAACTCTTGGACAGGTTCGGTCTCTCGCAGGCCGCAAAGCGCAAATTCGGCGGCTATTCCCGGGGAATGAAGCGTAAGCTGGCGATCGCCGCCGGGATCATTCACCGGCCGGAGATCCTTTTTCTCGACGAACCCACCACGGGGATCGATGTGGCCGGCGCGCGCCAACTGCGCCAACTCATCGCCGATCTCCACCGGGCCGGAACCACGGTCTTTTTGACCACACACTATATCGAGGAGGCCGAGCGGCTCTGCGACAGGGTCGCCTTCATCGTATCCGGCCACATCGTCCGGACCGATACGGTCGAACGCCTGATCCAGCCCGTCAGGGAAAAACATGTGGTGCATGTCTCCTGCGCGAGTATTCCCGACAATATACGAGAGAGGCTCATGGAGTCCTTCCCCGGTCTCGAATTCACGACCCGGGGTCAGGGATCGATCCGGGTGGAGGCCGGCGAGCCCGTTCCCGTGGGTCCCTTGGTCCGTTTCCTGGAGGATAACGGCGCCGAGGTCACCGAGGCGAGGAGGATGCGGCCATCACTCGAGGACGTCTTTGTACAGATCACCGGTGTCGAGGTTGACGCCATGCGCAAAGAGAAGGAAAAGGCGGGAGGAGGACAGTGAAACTCTGGATCGCCTTCTGGAACATTCTGGTCAAGGACATGCGGACCTATTACCTGAAACCGCCGAACGTCAGCTGGGGGCTCATCTTTCCCCTTGCGTGGACG
It includes:
- a CDS encoding ABC transporter ATP-binding protein yields the protein MDDAIVVEGLKKRFAEVEAVSGLSFVVRRGELFGFLGPNGAGKTTTINMLTGLARPDSGSIRIGDIDCTGRPRAAQHLIGVVPDESNLYPELTGFENLCFCAALYGLDKAERRSRSTELLDRFGLSQAAKRKFGGYSRGMKRKLAIAAGIIHRPEILFLDEPTTGIDVAGARQLRQLIADLHRAGTTVFLTTHYIEEAERLCDRVAFIVSGHIVRTDTVERLIQPVREKHVVHVSCASIPDNIRERLMESFPGLEFTTRGQGSIRVEAGEPVPVGPLVRFLEDNGAEVTEARRMRPSLEDVFVQITGVEVDAMRKEKEKAGGGQ
- a CDS encoding PaaI family thioesterase, yielding MSEKAFQDHYPDEYSHCYGCGRLNQDGMQLKSYWDGEETVCHYTPKPYHSGGFPGNVYGGLIASLMDCHGAASATAARMREKDYTPDDPRPAPRFVTASLKVDYLKPAPMGTVLEIRGRITEIGTRKVIVSTTLSAGGELRAKGETVMVELTQGKPG